Proteins encoded in a region of the Novibacillus thermophilus genome:
- a CDS encoding thiolase family protein, whose protein sequence is MKDVVIVDGVRTAIGRMGGTLKEVPVDFLAAKVIKAVLTRTNLEGEAVDEVIFGHAKQSSDNPNLARLALLRAGLPVAVPGYTVHRQCGSGLQAVLNAAQQIQCDLADFVVAGGAESMSTAPYYIRGVRYGLVAGNGEIVDPNTESQPRAQPIEAYGHLTMGLTAENLAEQYNISREEQDVYALESQRRAARAIEAGHFKGEIVPFEVKRRKQTVIFDTDEHPRQTSLEKLAKLPAVFKEGGTVTAGNASGRNDAASALVIASREAAEMRGLKPKVRILAQAVAGVRPDVMGIGPVPATKKALKIAGLKLEDIDLIELNEAFAAQTLAVMREMGLDHNRVNVNGGAIALGHPIGATGAILMTKLIHALERRKVRYGLVSLCIGGGQGISCIVENLNT, encoded by the coding sequence ATGAAAGACGTGGTCATTGTGGATGGAGTCCGAACGGCGATCGGGCGCATGGGAGGCACGTTGAAAGAGGTACCAGTGGACTTTCTCGCCGCTAAAGTGATAAAGGCAGTATTGACCAGGACAAACCTTGAGGGTGAAGCGGTGGACGAAGTGATTTTCGGCCACGCGAAACAGAGTTCCGACAACCCTAATCTCGCCCGGTTGGCCCTTTTAAGAGCTGGATTGCCGGTAGCCGTACCGGGGTACACCGTCCATCGCCAGTGCGGTTCCGGGTTGCAAGCCGTTCTCAACGCGGCCCAGCAAATTCAATGCGACTTGGCGGACTTCGTCGTCGCCGGCGGAGCCGAAAGCATGAGTACAGCGCCGTATTACATTCGCGGTGTCCGGTATGGCTTGGTAGCGGGGAACGGTGAAATCGTCGATCCGAATACTGAAAGCCAGCCCCGTGCGCAGCCGATTGAGGCGTACGGCCACTTGACGATGGGGTTGACTGCGGAAAACTTAGCAGAACAGTACAACATTTCCCGGGAAGAACAAGATGTGTACGCACTCGAAAGTCAACGCCGTGCGGCGAGGGCCATTGAAGCAGGACATTTTAAAGGAGAAATTGTCCCTTTTGAAGTCAAAAGGCGCAAACAGACGGTCATCTTCGACACCGATGAGCACCCGCGGCAGACGTCGCTAGAGAAGTTGGCGAAACTGCCGGCGGTGTTTAAAGAAGGGGGGACCGTCACGGCCGGAAACGCTAGCGGCAGGAATGATGCGGCAAGTGCCCTCGTCATCGCGTCCCGGGAAGCGGCTGAAATGCGCGGTTTAAAACCTAAAGTGCGCATCTTGGCACAGGCTGTGGCGGGTGTGCGCCCGGACGTTATGGGGATCGGTCCCGTTCCAGCGACGAAAAAGGCGTTGAAAATAGCGGGACTCAAGTTGGAAGACATAGACTTGATCGAATTGAATGAAGCCTTTGCGGCCCAGACGTTGGCCGTCATGAGAGAGATGGGCCTGGATCACAACAGAGTGAACGTCAACGGCGGTGCCATTGCCCTCGGCCACCCGATAGGTGCCACCGGAGCCATTTTAATGACGAAGCTGATCCACGCATTAGAGCGGCGCAAAGTCCGCTACGGATTAGTCTCCCTTTGTATCGGCGGTGGGCAAGGTATTTCGTGTATCGTGGAAAATTTAAACACTTAG
- a CDS encoding hydroxyacid dehydrogenase, whose translation MKPKVLQILPMYHQAGETVLNEGADVVRTDNLDPEHLKQMVQHVEGVVLRAPAKMTSDIIRSNPRLKVISGAGVGLDNIDVQCATACAIPVLHAPSVNAVSTAEHALTLMLCLLRQIKLFQEKMHAGDFASRDTIVTNELRGKTVGLIGYGAIAQEVAKRCRYGFDANVVAYVRRIPDERQKRAHDLGVRLTTNLMELLSTADIVSVHVPFSPDTRHMIQREHFRAMKRSAFFVNTARGGVVNTEHLIEALKRGTIAGAGIDVFDPEPPPKDLPLLKLSNVVATPHIGGVTEEANRITSTTVARNVLRVLRGEMPEHIANPEVLGKNVKE comes from the coding sequence ATGAAACCGAAAGTGTTGCAAATCCTCCCGATGTACCATCAAGCGGGAGAAACCGTGTTAAACGAAGGAGCCGATGTGGTCCGGACGGATAACCTCGATCCTGAACATTTAAAACAAATGGTGCAGCACGTAGAAGGTGTCGTTCTCCGGGCACCGGCAAAAATGACATCAGACATCATTCGCTCCAACCCGCGGTTGAAAGTCATTTCGGGCGCCGGCGTCGGTTTAGACAATATTGACGTTCAGTGCGCCACCGCATGCGCCATTCCCGTTTTACACGCGCCGAGCGTCAATGCAGTGTCGACGGCAGAACACGCTCTTACTTTGATGTTGTGTTTGTTGCGTCAAATAAAACTTTTTCAAGAAAAGATGCACGCAGGGGATTTCGCTTCTCGGGATACGATCGTGACGAATGAATTGCGGGGGAAGACGGTTGGCTTGATCGGATATGGCGCCATCGCCCAAGAAGTGGCAAAGCGCTGTCGTTACGGATTTGACGCGAACGTCGTCGCTTACGTGAGGCGAATCCCCGACGAACGGCAGAAAAGGGCCCATGACCTGGGCGTGCGGCTGACGACGAACTTGATGGAATTGCTCTCCACCGCGGACATTGTATCCGTGCACGTTCCGTTTAGTCCCGACACGCGCCACATGATACAGAGAGAACATTTTCGAGCGATGAAACGCTCCGCTTTCTTCGTGAACACAGCCCGGGGAGGTGTCGTCAACACGGAGCATTTAATCGAGGCGCTCAAGCGGGGCACGATTGCCGGAGCGGGAATCGACGTGTTTGACCCTGAACCCCCTCCGAAGGACTTGCCGCTCTTAAAGCTGTCCAACGTCGTCGCCACACCGCACATCGGCGGCGTGACAGAGGAGGCCAATCGGATTACGTCCACGACGGTCGCACGCAATGTCCTGCGTGTTCTGCGGGGAGAGATGCCCGAACACATTGCCAATCCAGAGGTGTTGGGAAAAAACGTAAAGGAGTGA
- a CDS encoding acyl-CoA dehydrogenase family protein — protein sequence MTRMVREFIQGEVEPVAAQIEEEDEIPRHVVDMTKELGLFGISIPEEYGGLGLNMVGKCAIYEELGKTHNGYTTLVGAHTGIGTVGIVEFGTEEQKRKYLPKMATGEWIGAFALTEPSAGSQAYNLQTTAVKKGDRYIVNGSKHYITNAVDGHVFTVMAVTDPKKGAKGITSFIVEKDFPGFKLGAVEKKMGLRGSHSAELFFEDMEVPAENVLGKEGDGYINALKVLSNGRAGLAARNLGSSQKLLDMSIAYALEREQFDKPIFEHQAVQHMIAEMALDIETLRSLTYRVAWMVDEKMNVIKEAAMAKWYGSEVYNRVADLAVQIHGGIGYMKDYPIERFYRDARITKIYEGTTQIQKNIVATQLRKQYTRKG from the coding sequence ATGACTCGCATGGTCCGCGAGTTCATTCAAGGGGAAGTGGAACCGGTGGCGGCGCAAATTGAAGAAGAAGACGAGATTCCCCGACACGTCGTGGACATGACAAAGGAGCTGGGGCTCTTCGGGATCAGTATTCCAGAGGAATACGGCGGTCTCGGTTTGAACATGGTAGGGAAATGTGCCATTTACGAAGAACTGGGGAAAACACACAACGGGTACACCACCCTCGTAGGGGCGCACACTGGCATCGGAACCGTCGGGATCGTAGAATTCGGAACAGAAGAACAGAAACGCAAGTATTTACCTAAAATGGCCACTGGAGAGTGGATCGGCGCCTTTGCGCTGACAGAACCGAGTGCCGGGTCCCAGGCGTACAACTTACAGACAACAGCGGTCAAAAAAGGAGACCGATACATTGTGAACGGCAGTAAGCACTACATCACGAACGCCGTGGACGGGCACGTCTTCACGGTGATGGCCGTCACGGATCCGAAGAAAGGAGCAAAAGGGATAACGTCTTTTATCGTGGAAAAAGACTTCCCCGGGTTTAAACTGGGCGCGGTGGAAAAGAAGATGGGCTTGCGCGGCTCACACTCGGCCGAGCTTTTCTTTGAAGACATGGAGGTGCCGGCAGAAAACGTGCTCGGAAAAGAAGGAGACGGGTACATCAACGCTTTGAAGGTTTTGTCCAACGGACGGGCTGGTTTAGCAGCGCGGAACCTCGGTTCATCCCAAAAACTGTTGGATATGAGTATAGCGTATGCATTGGAGCGGGAACAGTTTGACAAGCCGATTTTCGAGCATCAGGCCGTCCAGCACATGATCGCCGAAATGGCCCTTGACATTGAGACGCTGCGTTCGTTAACGTACCGTGTGGCGTGGATGGTCGACGAGAAGATGAACGTCATTAAAGAAGCAGCGATGGCGAAGTGGTACGGTTCAGAAGTGTACAACCGCGTAGCCGATCTCGCCGTTCAGATACACGGGGGGATCGGCTACATGAAAGACTACCCGATTGAACGTTTTTACCGCGATGCGCGCATCACGAAAATATACGAAGGCACGACACAAATCCAAAAAAATATCGTCGCCACCCAATTACGAAAACAGTATACCCGTAAAGGCTAG
- a CDS encoding electron transfer flavoprotein subunit beta/FixA family protein — translation MNVIVCLKQTFDTEERIVIEDGKVSEDGVEFIINPYDEYAVEAAIQLKEEHGGEVTVITVGPDRAEQALRTALAMGADKAVLINDESLFGDEHTIAKVLAQAIKRLDYDVILAGYMAVDGGSAQVGPRLAEELGIPHISTITDLKVEGKEALVEKDVEGDTAYMKAPLPALFTAQQGLNEPRYPSLPGIMKAKRKPLDRWDADTLGLNPEDLVSPTEVLEVFLPPEKSAGRVLEGELEDQIKELVHLLKHEAKVI, via the coding sequence TTGAACGTCATCGTATGCTTAAAACAGACATTTGATACAGAAGAGAGAATCGTGATTGAAGACGGAAAAGTTAGCGAAGACGGTGTCGAGTTCATTATCAACCCGTATGACGAGTACGCCGTGGAAGCCGCCATTCAGCTGAAAGAAGAACACGGTGGCGAAGTGACCGTCATCACCGTCGGCCCCGATCGGGCTGAACAGGCCTTGCGCACTGCCCTTGCGATGGGGGCGGACAAAGCTGTTCTCATCAATGACGAGTCGCTGTTCGGAGACGAGCACACCATCGCGAAAGTGCTGGCTCAAGCGATTAAGAGGCTGGATTACGACGTCATTCTTGCGGGCTACATGGCCGTCGACGGCGGTTCAGCCCAAGTGGGGCCCCGCCTGGCTGAAGAATTGGGCATTCCCCACATCTCCACGATTACAGATCTGAAAGTGGAGGGAAAAGAGGCCCTGGTCGAAAAAGACGTGGAAGGAGACACCGCTTACATGAAGGCACCCCTTCCAGCTTTGTTCACCGCCCAGCAAGGTTTGAACGAGCCCCGTTACCCGTCTCTGCCGGGAATCATGAAAGCGAAGCGCAAGCCGTTAGACAGGTGGGACGCCGACACCCTCGGCCTCAACCCAGAGGATCTCGTGTCTCCCACGGAAGTTTTGGAAGTTTTCCTTCCGCCGGAAAAGAGTGCTGGCCGCGTGCTGGAAGGAGAATTGGAAGATCAGATAAAAGAACTCGTCCACTTACTGAAACACGAAGCGAAAGTCATTTAA
- a CDS encoding 3-hydroxyacyl-CoA dehydrogenase: protein MKRIAVVGAGTMGRGIAYAAALGGYEVRLFDIRPEALTSARSYIETEMRRSAERGYITPQQADRALLAIHYVSHMEDAAQDADLAIEAVLEQIELKVDVFQKLDKWCPTRAILATNTSTMSPTEIAAATKRPGQVLAMHFFNPVHKMKLVEIIRGLDTSDEAVEAAKDVAKRMGKETVEVNEFPGFVTSRMNCLIGNEAMIMLQEGVASAEDIDQAMKLGLNHPMGPLELADLVGLDTRLRNMEYLHQTLGEKYRPAPILVKYVKAGRLGRKSGKGFYDYTNVDG from the coding sequence GTGAAACGCATCGCCGTCGTTGGAGCTGGAACGATGGGGCGAGGCATTGCCTACGCCGCGGCATTAGGAGGGTATGAGGTCCGATTGTTCGACATTCGCCCAGAGGCACTGACGAGCGCCCGATCTTACATTGAGACAGAAATGCGGCGCAGTGCTGAAAGGGGATACATTACACCCCAACAGGCGGACCGCGCCCTTTTGGCCATTCACTATGTGTCTCACATGGAAGATGCGGCTCAGGACGCTGACCTCGCCATTGAAGCCGTCCTTGAACAAATCGAATTGAAAGTGGACGTTTTTCAAAAACTCGACAAGTGGTGTCCGACCCGTGCGATTTTGGCCACAAATACGTCGACGATGAGCCCGACGGAAATAGCGGCCGCGACGAAACGGCCGGGGCAAGTCCTGGCGATGCACTTTTTTAATCCAGTGCACAAGATGAAACTGGTCGAAATCATCCGCGGTCTGGACACGTCGGACGAAGCGGTTGAAGCGGCCAAAGACGTTGCCAAGCGCATGGGGAAAGAGACCGTGGAAGTGAATGAATTCCCGGGTTTCGTGACGAGTCGCATGAATTGTCTAATTGGCAATGAAGCGATGATCATGCTGCAAGAAGGAGTCGCGTCAGCAGAAGACATCGATCAAGCGATGAAACTCGGCCTTAACCACCCGATGGGGCCCCTCGAGTTGGCCGATCTCGTCGGTCTCGACACACGTCTTCGCAATATGGAGTACTTACACCAGACGCTCGGGGAAAAATATCGTCCGGCTCCCATCTTAGTTAAGTACGTCAAAGCCGGGAGATTAGGCCGTAAGTCTGGTAAAGGATTTTACGACTACACAAATGTTGATGGCTAA
- a CDS encoding enoyl-CoA hydratase/isomerase family protein, with translation MTFEHITAKAENGVGILTIDRPDVLNALDLHTLHEVERALEKWRRDEGVRVVIITGAGEKSFASGADIGEINRRTMMEALRPNMTVTYRKIELYDKPTIAAINGYALGGGFELALSCDIRIASDHAKMGLPEASLGIMPGAGGTQRLARIAGKGKALELILTGDILTAEQAEAAGLVSRTVPREHLLETAKMYADKMKAKAPLALRLAKAAVHYGYEMDVDAALYMEKLSQTVLMGSEDKREGTAAFLEKRKPRFKGR, from the coding sequence GTGACGTTCGAACACATTACCGCGAAGGCAGAAAACGGTGTCGGCATCCTGACCATTGACCGTCCTGACGTGTTGAACGCCCTGGACCTCCATACTCTACATGAGGTGGAAAGGGCCCTCGAAAAGTGGCGGCGAGATGAAGGCGTTCGCGTCGTCATCATCACCGGTGCAGGAGAAAAGTCGTTTGCTTCCGGTGCGGATATTGGAGAGATCAACAGACGGACGATGATGGAAGCGCTCCGTCCAAACATGACGGTCACGTATCGAAAAATTGAATTGTACGATAAACCGACAATCGCCGCCATCAACGGCTACGCGTTGGGGGGCGGATTTGAGCTTGCTCTCTCATGCGACATTCGCATTGCGTCGGACCACGCGAAGATGGGGTTGCCGGAAGCGAGCTTAGGGATCATGCCGGGAGCCGGAGGAACCCAACGCCTCGCCCGCATTGCCGGCAAAGGAAAGGCGTTGGAATTAATTTTAACCGGTGACATCTTAACAGCGGAACAGGCTGAAGCAGCAGGCCTTGTCAGCCGTACAGTACCACGGGAACATCTCTTAGAGACGGCCAAAATGTACGCAGACAAAATGAAAGCAAAAGCTCCCCTTGCCCTCCGGTTGGCAAAAGCGGCCGTCCATTACGGTTATGAGATGGATGTCGATGCGGCGCTCTATATGGAAAAATTGTCCCAGACCGTTCTCATGGGATCGGAAGATAAACGTGAAGGGACGGCAGCCTTTCTGGAAAAGCGGAAGCCTCGGTTTAAAGGGAGATAA
- a CDS encoding CdaR family transcriptional regulator, whose translation MKTVVPTFFVSYPIASIYGQFIQKLREGVVSKPNVDAVKTPKTSIRKGFAYMRILEQIAQKVVESTRETLGYPISITDAKGKIIGCTEAERLGTHHPPSVDVLKKKAPICYGENDVKKLKNVLPGVAVPLSLNGRAVGVLGVVGKPQDLLPYVKLVKGYVELMCREAFHNEMVDLETKMTETFVQYLLQTHHVETADCLERYSKIIGYDFTRDRACIVIEMKGVSEKITAQSDGRFYLQQFKRNVLKQAASTFKNHPSDVMAMLNIEQLIILKSYNENEFLSNQTLEEKSQVFKRFLQRVYGLMAYIAIGDKRPGTEIHESYRHALKALEIGKRKNSDDDVFFYDHWGVTLQLLPLEITNDMKEQLNRIIEPFVKDEQFRELYRTFMTYCEHNLNLSETARHLYIHRNSLIYRLNKMSKLTSLDLSQFEQCLLLYVALKCGVCVK comes from the coding sequence GTGAAAACTGTTGTGCCTACGTTTTTTGTCTCATATCCCATCGCTTCAATCTACGGGCAGTTTATACAAAAATTGCGTGAAGGCGTTGTCAGCAAACCGAACGTGGACGCCGTGAAAACGCCCAAAACTTCTATACGAAAGGGGTTTGCCTACATGCGAATACTTGAACAGATTGCACAAAAGGTTGTGGAGAGTACGCGAGAAACGCTCGGTTACCCCATCAGCATCACTGATGCGAAGGGAAAGATCATCGGTTGTACAGAAGCAGAGCGGTTAGGTACGCATCATCCTCCTTCAGTAGACGTGTTGAAGAAAAAAGCACCGATCTGTTACGGAGAAAATGATGTCAAAAAATTAAAAAACGTCCTTCCGGGTGTTGCAGTGCCGCTTTCCCTTAATGGCCGCGCAGTCGGGGTCCTCGGGGTGGTGGGAAAGCCACAAGACCTCCTTCCCTATGTCAAGCTAGTAAAGGGTTATGTTGAGTTGATGTGCCGTGAAGCGTTTCATAACGAAATGGTTGATCTCGAAACTAAAATGACGGAGACGTTTGTACAGTACTTGTTGCAGACACACCATGTGGAAACAGCGGATTGTTTAGAACGGTACAGCAAAATTATCGGATACGATTTTACGCGTGATCGCGCCTGTATTGTGATCGAAATGAAAGGTGTGTCTGAGAAGATAACAGCACAGTCTGACGGTCGTTTTTATTTGCAGCAATTTAAGCGAAATGTGTTAAAGCAAGCAGCATCTACTTTTAAAAATCATCCTTCTGACGTTATGGCTATGCTGAATATCGAGCAATTAATCATTTTAAAATCCTACAATGAGAACGAGTTTCTCTCCAATCAGACGCTAGAGGAAAAAAGTCAGGTTTTCAAACGTTTTTTACAGAGAGTGTACGGGCTTATGGCTTACATCGCTATTGGCGACAAGAGGCCTGGAACAGAAATTCATGAATCTTATCGCCATGCATTAAAAGCGCTGGAAATTGGAAAAAGGAAAAACAGTGACGACGATGTGTTCTTTTACGATCATTGGGGCGTGACATTGCAACTTCTTCCGTTGGAGATAACGAATGACATGAAAGAACAATTGAACAGAATCATTGAACCTTTTGTGAAAGATGAGCAATTCCGTGAGCTGTACCGCACTTTTATGACGTATTGTGAACACAATTTAAATCTGAGCGAGACCGCACGTCATTTATACATTCACCGCAATTCGTTGATTTACCGCTTAAACAAAATGAGTAAACTTACCTCGCTGGATTTAAGTCAATTTGAACAATGCCTTCTCTTGTACGTTGCGTTAAAGTGTGGTGTATGTGTAAAATAA
- a CDS encoding NAD(P)/FAD-dependent oxidoreductase, protein MNDKADILIIGGGVIGSSVAFHLLDDGFTGKIVIFEKDPIYEFSSTPRSAGGIRQLFSETINIQLSRYSLNVYKSFPDSMAVDGEPSEINFRQHGYLFLATEHMLTRFETLLNRQHTLGVPSQLLTKRELTDIVPELNADDLAGGLYCAEDGYLDPYSVMQGYIRKAKKLGATYTFEAVDTILSESGKVLGVKLKNGCTYTAPVVVNCAGAWAASISQKIGLPLPVVPLKRQIFQFDVSKALKKQLPLTIDPTGVYFRHEGEKIIAGYSEEDTRPGFDFTWKRSLFMETLWPVLAHRVPNFEQIKIERGWAGLYDFNTKDHNAIIGEHPELKGYYIACGFSGHGMQQAPAVGKGLSELIRTGRYETVDLTPLRVERFKENDLVIEDAVV, encoded by the coding sequence ATGAACGACAAAGCTGACATCCTCATCATCGGGGGAGGCGTTATCGGGTCTAGTGTCGCCTTTCATCTGCTCGATGACGGTTTTACAGGAAAAATTGTCATTTTTGAGAAAGACCCGATATATGAATTCTCTTCAACCCCTCGCAGCGCCGGTGGCATTCGGCAGCTGTTTTCAGAAACGATCAATATTCAATTGAGTCGATACAGCTTAAACGTTTACAAGTCCTTTCCGGACTCCATGGCCGTTGACGGCGAACCGTCCGAAATAAATTTCAGACAACACGGGTATCTGTTTCTTGCCACTGAGCACATGTTAACCCGGTTCGAAACGCTCTTAAACCGGCAGCACACGCTCGGCGTACCATCACAACTTTTGACAAAACGAGAACTGACTGACATCGTTCCAGAGTTGAACGCGGATGATCTGGCAGGCGGTCTGTACTGTGCTGAAGACGGGTACTTAGATCCTTACTCTGTTATGCAAGGCTATATCCGCAAGGCCAAAAAACTCGGTGCGACGTACACGTTTGAGGCGGTCGACACCATTTTGTCGGAAAGCGGAAAGGTGCTCGGGGTCAAGCTAAAAAACGGGTGTACGTATACAGCTCCGGTCGTTGTCAATTGTGCCGGCGCCTGGGCGGCCTCTATCAGTCAAAAGATCGGGCTGCCATTGCCTGTCGTCCCGTTAAAGCGACAAATTTTCCAATTTGACGTTTCAAAAGCGCTAAAAAAACAGTTGCCGCTCACCATTGATCCGACGGGCGTTTACTTCCGACACGAGGGTGAAAAAATTATTGCTGGGTATTCGGAGGAAGACACCCGCCCTGGGTTTGATTTCACTTGGAAGCGCTCACTGTTCATGGAAACACTGTGGCCGGTGCTCGCCCACCGCGTGCCGAATTTTGAACAAATTAAGATTGAGCGGGGCTGGGCCGGTTTGTACGATTTCAACACGAAAGACCATAACGCAATCATCGGCGAACATCCGGAGTTGAAAGGCTACTACATTGCCTGCGGATTTAGCGGTCACGGAATGCAACAAGCGCCAGCCGTCGGAAAAGGGCTTTCTGAACTCATCCGAACTGGAAGGTACGAAACGGTCGATTTAACTCCACTTCGTGTGGAACGGTTTAAAGAAAACGACCTCGTCATCGAAGATGCTGTCGTGTGA